From a single Macrobrachium rosenbergii isolate ZJJX-2024 chromosome 59, ASM4041242v1, whole genome shotgun sequence genomic region:
- the LOC136837686 gene encoding uncharacterized protein: MAFQPPLRLPPPQQLPAASTTLNRPFECVGLDHTRPIKTDTGVVYLLLIICKARRAVYLDIDTLKADVFILMLRRFAASHGTPSRIYSDNATTFRAADTFLREIYHQEETQQYLRNTCITWHFQTPRSPWKGGFFERMIGVVKRTLKTTLRRNIFHPEQVRTLVKEAEAVISNHPVMYSGDERDI, translated from the coding sequence ATGGCTTTCCAGCCCCCACTACGACTCCCACCGCCTCAGCAACTTCCTGCTGCAAGTACCACCTTGAACAGACCCTTCGAATGTGTGGGGTTGGACCACACTAGACCTATCAAGACCGACACCGGAGTGGTTTACTTACTGCTGATCATCTGTAAGGCCAGACGAGCTGTTTATTTAGACATCGACACGTTGAAGGCGGACGTGTTTATACTTATGCTAAGAAGATTCGCGGCGTCGCATGGCACGCCCTCGAGAATATATAGCGACAATGCCACCACCTTTAGGGCAGCAGACACCTTTCTCAGGGAAATCTATCATCAAGAGGAGACCCAGCAATACCTGCGGAATACATGTATTACATGGCACTTCCAAACCCCCCGTTCTCCTTGGAAGGGAGGCTTCTTCGAGAGAATGATTGGTGTGGTAAAACGCACCTTAAAGACGACACTCCGCAGGAACATCTTTCACCCAGAGCAGGTTCGAACGTTGGTAAAAGAAGCAGAGGCTGTTATCAGCAACCACCCCGTGATGTACTCGGGTGATGAGAGAGACATCTGA